One genomic region from Vanacampus margaritifer isolate UIUO_Vmar chromosome 2, RoL_Vmar_1.0, whole genome shotgun sequence encodes:
- the nptx1l gene encoding neuronal pentraxin 1 like → MRGSDSLPSGGDAVKLLCAQACALYKTGPPPHTDCTTRGKSLRLLFFLKTKANHKPPNGNMQTTGDVSFWRFFLFSCLFLQSSCQDFGGQTQFICTSVPKDMDICAATLQNSVPGDDLKSTVVQLRETVLQQKETIMNQKETIRELTSKLARCESQSGGEAGEGRPGGRRKEAGTKNTMGDVFRGPADTLAQLSQTLQSLKQRLENLEQFSRSNNSVQANSLKDLLQSKIDDLEKQVLSRVNSIEEGKPGLRNETEQRGRVESTLTSLHQRITDLEKGQRENRPLDKFQLTFPLRTNYMYAKVKKSLPEMYALTVCMWLKSNASPGVGTPFSYAVPGQANELVLIEWGNNPMEILINDKVAKLPFLINDGKWHHICVTWTTRDGVWEAFQDGVKRGSGENLAPYHPIKPQGLMILGQEQDTYGGGFDATQAFVGDLANFHIWDRKLSVGEIYNLATCSSKAQVGNVFAWLETSLEIYGGASKWTFEACRHLN, encoded by the exons ATGAGGGGCTCAGATTCCCTCCCCTCCGGTGGTGATGCAGTGAAGCTGCTCTGCGCACAAGCATGCGCCCTGTATAAAACGGGTCCTCCTCCACACACGGATTGCACTACACGCGGGAAGTCACtgcggcttcttttttttttgaaaaccaaAGCAAATCACAAACCTCCAAACGGCAACATGCAAACTACGGGGGACGTGAGCTTTTGGagattttttctattttcatgCCTGTTTTTGCAGAGTTCATGTCAAGACTTTGGAGGACAGACGCAATTCATTTGCACCTCGGTCCCAAAGGATATGGACATATGCGCAGCCACTTTGCAGAACAGCGTCCCCGGTGATGACTTGAAGAGCACCGTGGTGCAGCTGAGGGAGACGGTCCTGCAGCAGAAGGAGACCATCATGAACCAGAAAGAGACTATAAGAGAACTGACCTCAAAGTTGGCGCGGTGCGAGAGCCAGAGCGGCGGCGAGGCAGGGGAAGGGCGGCCCGGGGGCCGGAGGAAAGAGGCTGGCACCAAAAACACCATGGGGGATGTATTCAGGGGCCCCGCGGACACTTTGGCGCAACTCTCACAGACTTTACAGTCCCTCAAGCAGAGACTGGAGAACCTTGAG CAATTCAGTCGAAGTAACAACTCAGTGCAGGCCAACAGCCTCAAAGATCTGCTCCAAAGTAAAATCGATGACTTGGAGAAACAGGTGTTGTCCCGAGTGAATAGCATCGAGGAGGGGAAGCCGGGACTCCGGAATGAGACGGAGCAGCGTGGGAGAGTGGAGTCCACCCTCACGTCTCTGCACCAGAGGATCACCGACTTGGAGAAAG GTCAGCGAGAAAACAGGCCTCTGGATAAATTCCAGCTCACATTTCCGCTGAGAACCAACTACATGTACGCAAAGGTGAAGAAGAGTTTGCCTGAGATGTACGCCCTCACCGTTTGCATGTGGCTCAAGTCCAACGCGTCCCCAGGAGTGGGCACGCCTTTTTCCTACGCCGTTCCCGGTCAGGCTAACGAGCTGGTGCTCATCGAATGGGGAAACAACCCAATGGAGATACTGATTAATGATAAG GTTGCCAAACTGCCTTTCCTGATCAATGACGGCAAATGGCATCATATCTGTGTGACCTGGACCACTCGTGATGGCGTCTGGGAAGCTTTCCAAGATGGCGTCAAGAGGGGGAGTGGCGAGAACCTGGCCCCGTACCATCCTATAAAACCACAAGGCCTGATGATCCTCGGTCAAGAGCAG GACACGTACGGAGGAGGGTTCGACGCAACCCAAGCGTTCGTTGGAGATCTCGCCAACTTTCACATCTGGGATCGGAAACTATCCGTTGGAGAAATATATAATTTGGCAACTTGCAGCAGCAAAGCACAAGTGGGCAATGTTTTTGCATGGCTGGAAACGAGCCTTGAAATTTACGGAGGTGCCTCAAAGTGGACATTTGAAGCTTGCCGCCACCTCAACTAA